The Anaerobacillus alkaliphilus genome contains a region encoding:
- the rsmA gene encoding 16S rRNA (adenine(1518)-N(6)/adenine(1519)-N(6))-dimethyltransferase RsmA has product MSKEIATPNRTKEILKKYGFSFKKSLGQNFLIDTNVLRNIVGCADLHENSGAIEIGPGIGALTEQLAKRCERVVAFEIDQRLLPILNETLAPYPHVTVIHSDVLEADIHSVIKENFKENQDLMVVANLPYYVTTPILMKLLEEKLPIRGIVVMIQKEVAERIAAKPGTKDYGSLSIAAQYYAEASTEIIVPKTVFVPQPNVDSAVLRLTLRTEPAVKVKDEEFFFKLVKASFAQRRKTLMNNLTHNLFSKTEKEAIEAVLTECNIDPTRRGETLSMEEFGLLANSLLEIK; this is encoded by the coding sequence ATGAGTAAAGAAATTGCAACACCTAATCGTACGAAAGAAATTTTAAAAAAATATGGATTTTCTTTTAAGAAAAGCTTGGGTCAAAACTTTTTAATTGATACGAATGTACTGAGAAATATTGTAGGTTGTGCGGATTTACATGAAAATTCAGGAGCTATTGAAATTGGACCAGGAATAGGTGCCCTGACAGAGCAGCTTGCGAAACGTTGTGAAAGAGTTGTTGCCTTTGAAATAGATCAGCGGTTGCTACCAATTCTTAACGAAACATTAGCACCTTACCCTCATGTAACTGTTATTCATTCAGATGTGCTCGAGGCAGATATACATAGCGTAATAAAAGAAAATTTTAAAGAAAACCAAGATCTAATGGTAGTAGCAAACCTACCCTATTATGTAACAACACCTATTTTAATGAAATTGTTAGAGGAGAAGCTCCCTATTCGTGGGATTGTAGTGATGATCCAAAAAGAGGTTGCTGAACGGATTGCAGCTAAGCCTGGAACGAAAGATTATGGCTCGTTATCAATTGCTGCCCAATACTACGCTGAAGCTTCTACTGAGATCATTGTACCGAAAACGGTATTTGTACCACAACCGAATGTAGATTCAGCGGTATTACGGTTAACGTTAAGAACCGAGCCAGCTGTTAAGGTAAAAGATGAAGAATTCTTCTTCAAGCTTGTCAAAGCTAGCTTCGCACAACGAAGAAAAACACTAATGAATAATTTAACCCATAATTTATTTTCGAAGACTGAAAAAGAGGCAATCGAGGCAGTTTTGACAGAATGTAACATTGATCCAACACGTAGAGGTGAGACACTCTCAATGGAGGAGTTTGGGTTACTTGCAAATTCTCTACTTGAGATTAAATAA
- the yabG gene encoding sporulation peptidase YabG translates to MKVKVGDLVTRRSYGNDLLFRISKIDDNQAIIIGEEMRLIADSPLSDLDLVSESEKGLRQVEEKKKEDNCYRLFRQDSRLTRNRNEYEMTSGYNSNCSYFELPGRILHIDGDPVYLKKCTDLYEKLGVPIYGVHMQEKEMPLQITPLLEMVRPDILVITGHDAYMRSKGEPNEVKAYRNTRYFAEAVREARKFEPHIDHLVIFAGACQSYFETLIRAGANFASSPDRINIHALDPVYIAAKVSLTPFTDSVSIWELLRNTLTGEKGLGGIETRGLLRRGMPLKNNEDHIYVSTRKKEH, encoded by the coding sequence TTGAAAGTAAAGGTTGGCGATTTAGTAACAAGAAGGTCATACGGTAACGACTTACTTTTTCGTATTTCAAAAATAGATGATAACCAAGCAATAATTATTGGAGAAGAGATGCGCCTAATTGCAGACTCTCCCCTTTCGGATTTAGACCTAGTCTCTGAATCAGAGAAAGGCCTAAGGCAAGTTGAAGAAAAGAAAAAAGAAGATAATTGCTATCGACTGTTTAGGCAAGATAGTAGACTGACGAGAAATAGAAATGAATATGAAATGACATCCGGCTATAACAGTAATTGTTCTTACTTTGAACTACCGGGTCGAATTCTTCACATTGATGGTGACCCAGTTTATTTAAAGAAGTGTACCGATTTATATGAAAAACTCGGAGTACCTATTTACGGTGTTCATATGCAAGAAAAGGAAATGCCATTACAGATAACCCCGCTTCTTGAAATGGTTAGACCAGATATACTTGTCATTACAGGTCATGATGCTTATATGAGAAGTAAAGGCGAACCAAATGAAGTAAAGGCATACCGAAACACAAGATACTTTGCAGAAGCGGTTCGAGAGGCTAGAAAGTTTGAACCTCACATTGATCATTTAGTTATATTTGCAGGTGCCTGCCAATCGTATTTTGAGACATTAATTAGAGCAGGTGCAAACTTTGCTAGCTCACCTGACAGAATTAATATCCACGCATTAGATCCAGTTTATATAGCGGCCAAAGTTAGTTTGACACCTTTTACAGATAGCGTAAGCATTTGGGAGTTGTTAAGAAATACATTAACTGGTGAAAAGGGATTAGGCGGAATAGAAACGCGCGGGTTATTACGACGAGGTATGCCCCTAAAGAACAACGAAGATCATATATATGTTTCGACAAGGAAGAAGGAGCACTAG
- the veg gene encoding biofilm formation stimulator Veg, with amino-acid sequence MGKTLVDIKRTLDANIGKRITIKANGGRRKTIERSGFLEETYPSVFIIKLDEDQNAFERVSYSYADVLTETVQLTVCEDENAVAVEVE; translated from the coding sequence ATGGGAAAAACTTTAGTGGACATTAAGCGAACGTTAGACGCTAATATTGGAAAAAGGATTACAATAAAAGCGAATGGTGGTCGTCGTAAAACAATTGAACGTTCTGGTTTTCTTGAAGAAACATACCCGTCTGTATTCATAATTAAGCTTGATGAAGATCAAAACGCCTTTGAAAGAGTGTCATATAGCTATGCAGACGTTTTAACGGAAACAGTGCAGTTAACAGTATGTGAGGATGAAAATGCCGTTGCTGTAGAAGTTGAATAG
- a CDS encoding small, acid-soluble spore protein, alpha/beta type, which translates to MARRRGIMSEQFKVELAKELGFYDTVQKEGWGGIRSRDAGNMVKRAVEIAEQQLASRQK; encoded by the coding sequence ATGGCTAGAAGGCGAGGAATAATGTCTGAGCAATTTAAAGTAGAACTTGCAAAAGAATTAGGATTTTATGACACAGTCCAGAAAGAGGGCTGGGGCGGAATTCGTTCTCGTGATGCCGGTAATATGGTAAAACGTGCAGTAGAAATTGCTGAACAACAACTTGCTAGCAGGCAAAAATAA
- the ispE gene encoding 4-(cytidine 5'-diphospho)-2-C-methyl-D-erythritol kinase — protein MKISIKAPAKINLSLDVLHKREDGFHEVEMIMTTVDLADRIELTLLEENKIVIDVSEGFVPNDNRNLAYQAAQVLKDKFKISKGVKIAIQKNIPVSAGLAGGSSDAAATLRGLNQLWDLGLSLDELAELGAKIGSDVSFCVYGGTALATGRGEKIKHISAPPSCWVILAKPPIGVSTAEVYRNLNLNNIDHPDINKMVAAIEGREYGQICQELGNVLETVTFKLYPEVQRIKDQMIRFGADGVLMSGSGPTVFGLVKHESRMLRIYNGLRGFCHDVHAVRIMGERYY, from the coding sequence GTGAAAATTTCGATTAAGGCTCCTGCAAAAATTAACTTATCTCTTGATGTACTTCATAAAAGGGAAGATGGTTTTCATGAAGTAGAGATGATTATGACCACGGTAGATTTAGCAGATCGAATTGAATTAACGTTATTAGAGGAAAATAAAATAGTAATTGATGTATCAGAGGGGTTTGTTCCTAACGATAATCGCAATCTAGCGTATCAAGCTGCCCAAGTACTTAAGGATAAATTTAAGATTAGCAAGGGAGTAAAGATAGCTATTCAAAAGAATATTCCCGTGTCAGCAGGATTAGCTGGCGGTAGTAGCGATGCAGCTGCGACTCTGAGAGGACTCAATCAATTATGGGATCTAGGATTAAGTTTAGATGAGCTGGCAGAACTAGGTGCAAAGATTGGATCAGATGTGTCGTTCTGCGTATATGGAGGTACGGCTCTAGCTACTGGCCGGGGAGAAAAAATCAAACATATAAGTGCGCCACCATCATGTTGGGTAATTTTGGCCAAGCCACCTATAGGCGTGTCTACAGCTGAAGTCTACCGAAACTTAAATTTAAATAATATAGATCATCCGGATATTAATAAGATGGTTGCTGCGATTGAAGGTAGAGAGTATGGCCAAATTTGTCAGGAATTAGGCAATGTTCTAGAAACTGTTACCTTCAAACTTTATCCTGAAGTGCAACGAATTAAGGACCAAATGATCCGCTTTGGTGCAGACGGAGTTTTAATGAGCGGGAGTGGACCAACTGTATTTGGTTTAGTGAAACATGAGTCAAGAATGTTACGCATTTATAATGGGTTACGAGGTTTTTGTCATGATGTGCATGCTGTACGTATAATGGGAGAACGTTACTATTGA
- the purR gene encoding pur operon repressor, translated as MKKFRRSGRLVDLTNYLINNPHQLIPLTYFAERYDSAKSSISEDLGIIKEMFESQETGLLVTVAGASGGVKYIPTASVDEIEATLLDLCTKLKDPNRVLPGGYLYMMDIIGNPKLMNDIGRYFATLFANKKVDVIMTMATKGIPLAYAVASYMNVPVCIVRHEHRITEGSLVSINYVSGSTKRIQTMSLAKRSLQEGSNVLIIDDFMKAGGTIKGMINLVDEFQSNVVGTGVLVEADHVDERLVDKYISMTRLSEVNTKDKLITVELGNFFENLKQYREEK; from the coding sequence ATGAAAAAGTTTCGCCGAAGTGGTCGATTAGTTGACTTAACTAATTACTTAATAAATAATCCCCATCAGCTAATCCCTTTAACGTATTTTGCTGAACGGTATGACTCTGCTAAATCCTCAATAAGTGAAGACCTAGGTATTATTAAAGAAATGTTTGAAAGCCAAGAAACAGGATTATTAGTTACAGTAGCGGGTGCTAGTGGTGGGGTTAAGTATATTCCTACAGCAAGTGTTGACGAAATAGAAGCCACCCTATTAGATTTGTGTACGAAACTAAAAGATCCAAATAGAGTTTTACCAGGTGGTTATCTATATATGATGGATATCATCGGAAATCCAAAATTAATGAACGATATTGGCCGTTATTTTGCAACATTGTTTGCTAATAAAAAAGTTGATGTCATTATGACAATGGCTACAAAAGGAATTCCTTTAGCTTATGCTGTAGCTTCATACATGAATGTGCCTGTATGTATTGTTCGTCACGAGCATAGGATTACAGAAGGGTCTCTTGTTAGCATAAACTATGTCTCAGGTTCCACAAAACGAATACAGACGATGTCATTAGCAAAAAGAAGTTTGCAAGAAGGATCCAATGTTCTTATCATCGATGATTTTATGAAAGCAGGCGGAACGATAAAAGGAATGATTAATTTGGTTGATGAATTTCAATCAAACGTGGTAGGAACAGGGGTTCTGGTAGAAGCCGATCATGTCGATGAAAGGTTAGTTGACAAGTACATTTCTATGACTCGATTATCAGAAGTTAACACGAAGGATAAACTAATTACGGTTGAGTTAGGAAATTTCTTTGAGAATTTAAAACAATATCGGGAGGAAAAATAA
- a CDS encoding RidA family protein: MKIVHTNEAPAAIGPYSQGVIVNNMFYSSGQIPLTASGELVVGDVKEQTEQVLKNVDAVLKEAGASRETVVKTTVFIKDMNDFPLINEVYGNYFSTHKPARSCVEVARLPKDVLVEIEVIALIK, encoded by the coding sequence ATGAAAATTGTACATACAAACGAAGCGCCAGCTGCAATTGGTCCATACTCACAAGGTGTCATTGTAAATAATATGTTTTACAGTTCTGGCCAAATTCCTTTAACGGCTAGCGGAGAGTTAGTTGTAGGCGACGTAAAAGAACAAACAGAACAAGTGTTAAAAAATGTTGATGCAGTCTTAAAGGAAGCTGGAGCTTCCCGTGAAACTGTTGTAAAGACAACTGTTTTTATTAAAGACATGAATGATTTTCCTTTAATAAATGAAGTCTATGGAAATTACTTCTCAACTCATAAGCCAGCAAGATCGTGTGTGGAAGTAGCTAGGCTTCCTAAAGATGTACTTGTCGAAATTGAGGTTATTGCTTTAATTAAATAA
- the spoVG gene encoding septation regulator SpoVG, protein MEVTDVRLRRVTTEGRMRAIASITIDHEFVVHDIRVIDGNNGMFVAMPSKRTPDGEFRDIAHPISSQTREKIQSAVLAEYEKAGDIEEVEYEEAGAS, encoded by the coding sequence ATGGAAGTAACAGACGTGAGACTACGCCGTGTAACAACGGAAGGACGCATGCGTGCTATAGCATCCATAACTATCGATCATGAATTTGTTGTTCATGATATCCGAGTAATTGACGGAAACAATGGTATGTTTGTAGCAATGCCTAGCAAAAGAACTCCAGATGGTGAATTTAGAGACATCGCTCACCCAATCTCATCTCAAACGAGAGAGAAAATTCAATCGGCAGTTTTAGCTGAGTATGAGAAAGCTGGAGATATTGAAGAAGTTGAATATGAAGAAGCAGGCGCTTCGTAA
- the glmU gene encoding bifunctional UDP-N-acetylglucosamine diphosphorylase/glucosamine-1-phosphate N-acetyltransferase GlmU has protein sequence MNNRFAVILAAGQGTRMKSRLYKVLHTVCGKPMVQHVVDQISKVGVDETVVVVGHGAEKVKEQLGDGVTYVLQGEQLGTGHAVMQADSLLEDKEGVTIVLCGDTPLITKETMDSLLLFHEEQKAKATILTAETSDPTGYGRIVRNDQGLVQRIVEHKDATIEERKITEINTGTYCFDNQALFAALKHVGNKNVQGEYYLPDVIEILKSNDELIAAYQTANFDETLGVNDRVALASAETIMKKRINEAHMRNGVTIIDPSNTYIGADVLIGMDTIIKPGTILTGKSFIGESCIIGPNTEIIDSAVGNNTSIKQSVVSSSEIGDDVAVGPFAHIRPHSCIGDEAKIGNFVEVKKSTFGKGSKASHLSYIGDAIIGNDVNLGCGSITVNYDGKNKHLTKVEDGAFVGCNSNLIAPVTIGKNSYVAAGSTITDDVPENALAIARARQTVKEEYVKNLNKK, from the coding sequence ATGAACAATCGTTTTGCGGTAATTTTGGCCGCTGGTCAAGGGACTAGAATGAAATCTAGACTTTATAAAGTTCTTCATACTGTTTGTGGCAAGCCTATGGTACAACATGTAGTTGACCAAATCTCAAAAGTTGGGGTTGATGAAACTGTTGTTGTTGTAGGGCATGGAGCAGAGAAAGTAAAGGAACAACTAGGTGACGGAGTAACATATGTATTGCAAGGAGAGCAGTTAGGTACTGGTCATGCAGTTATGCAAGCCGATTCCCTATTGGAAGATAAAGAAGGAGTGACTATTGTTCTGTGCGGAGACACCCCTCTCATTACAAAAGAAACGATGGACTCGCTTCTATTATTTCATGAAGAGCAAAAGGCAAAGGCGACAATCCTTACAGCGGAAACTAGTGATCCTACTGGATATGGTAGAATTGTTCGTAATGACCAAGGCCTTGTTCAACGGATCGTGGAACATAAAGATGCTACAATTGAAGAACGCAAGATTACTGAAATAAATACGGGAACATATTGCTTTGATAATCAAGCATTATTTGCAGCACTAAAACATGTTGGAAATAAGAATGTTCAAGGGGAATATTACTTACCAGATGTAATTGAAATATTAAAAAGTAATGATGAGTTAATAGCAGCTTACCAAACTGCTAACTTTGATGAGACTCTAGGCGTAAATGATCGTGTTGCTTTGGCTAGTGCGGAGACGATTATGAAGAAACGTATCAATGAAGCTCATATGCGTAATGGTGTCACTATTATTGATCCTAGTAACACTTATATTGGTGCTGATGTTTTAATTGGGATGGATACGATTATAAAACCCGGAACAATATTAACAGGAAAAAGCTTCATAGGAGAAAGTTGTATTATTGGACCAAATACAGAAATTATTGATAGTGCTGTAGGTAATAATACAAGTATTAAACAATCAGTAGTTTCTTCAAGTGAAATTGGCGATGATGTTGCTGTTGGTCCTTTTGCTCATATTCGTCCACATTCTTGTATCGGTGACGAGGCTAAAATTGGCAATTTCGTTGAAGTGAAGAAATCCACTTTTGGCAAAGGAAGTAAGGCTTCACATTTAAGTTATATCGGTGATGCCATAATCGGCAATGACGTTAATTTAGGCTGTGGCTCAATTACCGTTAATTATGATGGGAAAAACAAACACTTAACAAAAGTAGAAGACGGCGCTTTTGTTGGTTGTAATTCTAATTTAATTGCACCTGTTACTATTGGAAAAAACTCCTATGTTGCGGCTGGTTCTACGATAACAGATGACGTACCGGAAAATGCTCTAGCTATTGCTCGTGCAAGACAAACTGTAAAAGAAGAATATGTAAAAAATTTAAATAAAAAGTAA